In Verrucomicrobiia bacterium, a genomic segment contains:
- the recA gene encoding recombinase RecA, translating to MADKKPAKTEGAPEGKEKALGLALETIEKNFGKGSIMKLGDAHKTAVETIPTGALSLDLALGGGLPKGRVIEIYGPESSGKTTLTLHVIAAVQKQGGTAAFIDAEHALDPAYAQRIGVDTANLLISQPDNGEQALEITETLVRSNAVDIVVVDSVAALVPRAEIEGDMGDSLPGLQARLMSQALRKLTGVISRSKTTVIFINQIRMKIGVMFGNPETTTGGNALKFYASARMDIRRISQIKQGESIIGNRTRVKVVKNKIAPPFRQAEFDIMYNEGISKTGDVLDLAVERNIVEKSGAWFSYGGNKIGQGREATKGYLKENPKVLDEIEKKVRAEATAEAKTAAEK from the coding sequence ATGGCAGACAAAAAACCTGCAAAGACTGAAGGTGCTCCAGAAGGCAAAGAAAAAGCCCTTGGCCTTGCTTTAGAAACAATCGAAAAGAACTTTGGCAAAGGCTCTATCATGAAACTGGGCGACGCCCACAAAACAGCGGTAGAGACTATTCCTACCGGTGCACTCAGCCTAGACCTGGCGCTGGGTGGCGGCTTGCCAAAGGGCCGCGTGATAGAAATTTATGGCCCCGAAAGCTCGGGCAAGACAACGCTCACGCTCCATGTTATTGCTGCCGTCCAAAAGCAAGGTGGCACCGCTGCATTTATAGATGCCGAGCATGCCCTGGACCCAGCCTACGCGCAGCGTATTGGGGTAGATACTGCAAATCTGTTGATTTCTCAGCCGGACAATGGTGAACAAGCTCTGGAAATTACCGAAACATTGGTGCGTTCTAACGCCGTAGATATTGTGGTGGTAGACTCGGTGGCAGCTTTGGTACCTCGGGCAGAAATCGAAGGCGACATGGGCGACAGCCTACCTGGCCTGCAAGCCCGCCTGATGAGCCAGGCCCTGCGCAAACTCACCGGCGTGATTAGCCGCAGCAAGACCACCGTGATCTTCATTAACCAGATCCGTATGAAAATTGGCGTTATGTTTGGCAACCCAGAGACAACCACCGGCGGTAACGCGCTGAAGTTCTACGCCAGTGCCCGTATGGACATCCGCCGTATTAGCCAGATCAAACAAGGCGAAAGTATCATTGGCAACCGTACGCGGGTAAAGGTGGTCAAGAACAAGATTGCCCCGCCTTTCCGTCAGGCAGAGTTCGACATCATGTACAACGAAGGTATCAGCAAAACTGGCGACGTACTGGATCTAGCCGTAGAGCGTAATATTGTCGAGAAATCTGGTGCTTGGTTCTCTTACGGCGGCAACAAGATTGGTCAGGGCCGCGAAGCTACCAAGGGTTACCTAAAAGAAAACCCCAAAGTCCTGGACGAGATCGAAAAGAAAGTCCGCGCCGAAGCAACCGCCGAAGCAAAAACTGCCGCCGAGAAATAA
- a CDS encoding NUDIX domain-containing protein, with protein sequence MAAFTHIFVVDEQGKPVGLFPKEEVWAKGLLHRIVRVMAEDSQGRILLQKRSPHMDLFPNTWDHSAAGHVDEGETYQQAAQRETEEEIGVKNAVLEEIASWSTYDVVNGRILNRLNKLYRARLDAPSLDLEEAEVSEVRWFTLAEISRLIREHPDQVTPGLIQVMQDYYSLV encoded by the coding sequence ATGGCAGCCTTCACACATATTTTCGTAGTAGACGAACAAGGTAAACCGGTGGGTCTTTTCCCAAAGGAAGAGGTGTGGGCTAAGGGACTCTTGCACCGCATCGTGCGAGTCATGGCCGAGGACAGCCAGGGCCGTATCTTGCTGCAAAAACGATCACCTCATATGGATCTCTTTCCCAATACCTGGGATCACTCAGCGGCGGGACATGTGGACGAGGGCGAGACTTACCAGCAGGCGGCGCAGCGAGAAACAGAGGAAGAGATCGGGGTCAAAAATGCCGTGCTTGAAGAAATAGCCAGTTGGTCTACCTATGACGTGGTGAATGGTCGAATCCTCAACCGTCTAAATAAACTATATCGTGCACGCCTCGATGCCCCGTCTCTGGATCTCGAAGAAGCAGAAGTCAGTGAGGTCAGATGGTTCACGCTGGCAGAGATTAGTCGGCTCATCAGGGAACACCCCGACCAAGTCACGCCTGGGTTGATTCAAGTCATGCAGGATTATTACAGTTTAGTATGA
- a CDS encoding RecX family transcriptional regulator, with translation MKITDIKQQVKRQDRYSIFVDGKYLFSFSENELMSSGLKINQELSEQELLALKDQAVLDKAYDRTLNLISHRPRSEWELRDYMKHKDYDEDVVAQTIERLNQRGYINDADFARRWVETRRLLKSTSKRRLAQELRHKRIADDIVQQVLEADETDEHQVLRELVERKRKQTKYQDNLKLMQYLGRQGFSYDDIKTVLQE, from the coding sequence ATGAAGATCACAGACATCAAGCAGCAAGTGAAGCGTCAGGACCGCTACTCTATTTTTGTTGACGGCAAATACCTGTTTTCATTTTCTGAAAACGAGCTGATGAGCTCTGGCCTCAAAATCAACCAAGAATTATCAGAGCAAGAGTTGCTGGCGCTCAAAGACCAGGCGGTTTTGGACAAGGCTTATGACCGCACGCTCAACCTTATTTCGCATCGCCCTAGGTCCGAGTGGGAGCTTCGTGACTACATGAAGCACAAAGACTACGACGAAGACGTGGTCGCTCAAACGATAGAGCGGCTGAATCAGCGCGGTTACATAAACGACGCCGACTTTGCCCGGCGCTGGGTGGAAACGCGGCGATTACTGAAGAGCACCAGCAAGCGCCGGCTGGCCCAAGAGCTTCGGCACAAGCGTATCGCTGACGACATTGTCCAGCAGGTGCTCGAGGCCGACGAAACCGACGAGCACCAGGTACTACGCGAGCTGGTAGAAAGAAAGCGCAAACAAACCAAGTACCAGGACAACCTCAAGCTCATGCAGTACCTCGGCCGCCAAGGTTTCTCCTACGACGATATCAAAACTGTGCTCCAAGAATAG